TGGAAGCCGATAGGGAAACCAGTTTTAAAATCTTAGTCGGATGATCCGTCGTTCTGTAAGGAAGAAATGGATTCAGGTTCCGATAGTTTAGTAATTGTAACCGAACGGATCGACGATTCGAAAGATTCCAGAGTACGTAGCGGTTTGAATAATTGATTTAACATTAATAATACGATTCTGCTATTCGCAGAACCTTCGATTGTATTTCCGGACAATCCCCATTTTTTCCTAATATCTTTGTCCAAGGTTTGGTAGAACAATCTGTTCGCACGAATGGAGAAAGATTCCAAGATTGCAATTACAGCTTCTTTATTTTTAAAAAAATCCACGTTCACCCGTATCACTCGCCATTGAAACTGGGAAGTGTTATCGTCTTGGTAAAGAGAAATCCAATCTGTTACGGGAAAGGGAATATTGTTTAAGTCGAATCCGAATTTAAGATAACGAATCCATTCTATAATCAATACGAAAGGGAAAAAAAGAACGAGTCCTAAAATATAAATATTTTCCAACAGATCCGGCTCTATCATACATGTGATATAAACCGAAGGAACAACTAACATTAGTATAATGCCAAGAACCGAGTAATTGAGGATCCACAAATCCGTAAATAAGAATCGGATATATCCCGAAACGGATTTGCCTAAGGATGACTGGGAAATAAAACGACAAAAGGAATAATACATTCTCGCCAGGCGATCCCGTCTGGATTTGGATTCCTTCTTTTTGTTTCGTAAATTTTCCTCCGATTCTAAAAGATCGTTTCTTTGCTTTAGAATTCGTTTGATCGGATTCATCTTTATATCTTTTCGGTTTTGACTTTTTCCCGAATTTCAGATAACAAATCTATCTGCAGTTTTTGTATCTCAATCATTTTGGACCATTGTGCCAGTAACAAATGATCCACTTTCTCATGAAGAGTTCTGATTTCGATTTCCGCTTTAAGATTGATTTTATAATCATTTTCCGCGCGCAATCTGTCTTTTGCTTCCTGTCTGTTTTGGCTCATCATAATGATCGGTGCCTGAATTGCCGCCAAACAGGAAAGAATCAGGTTCATTAGTATAAAGGGAAAAGGATCGAACGGTTTGGTAAGTAAAAAGTGACTATTTATCACAATCCATGCTGTTAGAAGAACAAAAAATAGAATGATGAATTTCCAACTTCCACCGAACTCCGCAACTTTGTCCGCTATCTTTTCACCGAATGTGAATTCCTGGTTTGAATCGGGACTTAAACTGGAAGTAACCAACTCGCTTGCTTTGATATTGCGAACCACTTCGGATTCCAATTTTTCTATCTGGGAATGTTCATCGGAAATCAATTCGATGATATGGGAAATTCTGTATTTTTCGTAGTCGTTTTTACAAATGTAAGAAGAATCTTTCCAACCGGGGCGATCCACTTTGATCAATCTTTCGATTTCATGATGGATATTATCGCCTAAAATCAATTCGGCGGAAGGGTAATCCTTGTTACATACGGCACATTTTTTAAAGTCCATATTCACATCCTGTGTAGAAAGTTAGTCCGCTCTGAGCAAATGATAATAGATTCCCTTTCTTCTGATTTTGCCGATCACCTTGTCGTTGGATTTTTCTTTTTTTAGAATCAAATCAATCGATTGTTTTGAAATCGCCCAATCTTCCTCAAGTTTATCGAAATAATATCCTTCTTCTTTTCCTTTGCTGTTTTTGATCAGAATAATATTTTTTTTTGAGGCAGGTTTCGTATCATCTAACAGGATAAAGCCTGGTCCGGGAAAAAGAGGAATAATCGTTTTTTTGATCGAGAGTTTGGATTTGAATGCGGGAATGTTTTTTAAAATGCGATAGGAAGTTTTTGGAACTAAAAAATGAACCCCCTCCACTTCGAATGCGAGGAACCTGATTTTGCCTGCCAGATCGATTTCTTTTTTCTTTTGTCCTATGATCCCAGCTTCACCTAGTTTGGCCGCAACTTTTGTGATTCGATTGCGAAGAGCCGAATCTAAAAACTCGATTTTGTCTTCGTTTACGATTTTACCAAGGTGATGATAGAAGGAATCAAAATCATCTTTGGTATAACCTTTCTTTCTTTGCAGATTGAAATACAGTGTTTGTAATTTTTTTACGCGTTTTAAAAAATAATAGGAATGGTTCTCTTCCGCAATCGAATGCATCTGCGCAAGAGAATTTTCCATATTTGTTAGGTGATTATTCGCTTCCAGGATTTTTCTTTCAAAATCCATCAGATCCTTTTCCAAACGAACTTTTTCCGTGAAAAAGTTGTCAGTGGAAAGTTTCTTTTTGGAAGCTGCTGCCATCAGTTTGCAAATTTACGTTTTTTGATGGATAGGATGATGCCCACGGCGGTCATTGCCATTAACAAATGCGATCCTCCGTAACTCATAAACGTAAGAGGAATCCCTGTTACAGGAAGCAATCCGATGACAATTCCTACGTTGATCGCTATATGGAAAAAAATCATTGCTACGATCCCTGCTGCAAGTAAGGAACCGAACCTATCCTTACTTTCAAAACTGATTTGTAATCCTCTGAGTGGAATCGAAAGCAAAAAGAATAAAAGCAAAATACTTCCTATAAATCCGGTTTGTTCCGCCCAGGAAGCAAAAATAAAATCCGTTCCCGCTTCCGGTACATGAGGGACTCTTCCTTCCGTCATCTCCCCGTGAAAAAGCCCTTTTCCGAATAACTTACCCGAACCGACCGCAGGTTTGGAAGCGCGAAGTTGGTAACCGGCCCCTTGTTTGAATTGGTCAGGGTTAATAAATGCTGTTAGGCGAATGACTTGGTTTTCCCGGAAAGGGATGGATTTGTGAACGGCAAATGCAGCTAAGATGGAAATCCCTATGATCCCGATGGGGATGTAATACTGGCGGATTGTTTTGGAACCGCGCGCGATTCTGAAGAATATCATTCCCAAGCTGATCAGTGCTAAAAGCCCGCCTAATCCTACCATAAACGCTTCGTTGGAAAGGATTTTAAATCCAAGACTTCCGAACTCATCTTTGACTGCCTCGGCTGCTTCCCGGATGGCCTGGATATTTTTGGGATTCTGAAATCCGGGGATTTCGACTCCACTGATTTTTTTACCGTCCAAAATAGGCCAAATTTTACCTTGTACTTGCGATACCAGAGAAACAAGTTCCAATTTGTTTTCTTTTCTCAGTAGGTCGATCAATGGTTGAACTAGTGTTAGTCTGGAGTATGCCAGATACATCGGTACGATCAGCGAAATCCCACCGAAGGTAAGAAGCGATCCGATGTGCAAAATGTCGGCACCACCCAGAAACAACATCGTGAATAACATAGGTAGAAAAGACACCGCCGTTCCGAAGTCCGGTTGTAAAAGAATAAATAGCATCGGCACCAAACATATAATAAATGGTACGATCAATACCGTAATCTTATGCATTTCTTTTTCTTTCAAAACCAAATACTGGCCGAGTAAAATCACAGTCGCTAATTTTGAAAATTCGGATGCCTGAAGTGTGATCGGCCCGAGCTTCAACCAGGAACGAGCTCCCCTCGCGGATGGTAAGTATCCGATACCGGGAATCAACGTGAGTATCAGGAGTACGAGTGAAAACAGGTAAATGAATAACGCGTAGGAACCTATCAACTGGTAGTTGATTCGGGACATGAACCACATGGCTGCAAGCCCTACGAATAAAAATAGGAACTGTTTGTACCATCTTCCCAGTCCGTCCGCAGTGTTTGCTTCCTGGGTATAAAGAGTTAAAACTCCCGCAAGTGCGACAATGATTACGGAAAATATTAAAAAATAATCCAGTTTTTCTGTGTTACGTTCTGCCATATTAAAATG
The nucleotide sequence above comes from Leptospira kobayashii. Encoded proteins:
- a CDS encoding DUF1003 domain-containing protein, whose product is MDFKKCAVCNKDYPSAELILGDNIHHEIERLIKVDRPGWKDSSYICKNDYEKYRISHIIELISDEHSQIEKLESEVVRNIKASELVTSSLSPDSNQEFTFGEKIADKVAEFGGSWKFIILFFVLLTAWIVINSHFLLTKPFDPFPFILMNLILSCLAAIQAPIIMMSQNRQEAKDRLRAENDYKINLKAEIEIRTLHEKVDHLLLAQWSKMIEIQKLQIDLLSEIREKVKTEKI
- the rodA gene encoding rod shape-determining protein RodA; translation: MAERNTEKLDYFLIFSVIIVALAGVLTLYTQEANTADGLGRWYKQFLFLFVGLAAMWFMSRINYQLIGSYALFIYLFSLVLLILTLIPGIGYLPSARGARSWLKLGPITLQASEFSKLATVILLGQYLVLKEKEMHKITVLIVPFIICLVPMLFILLQPDFGTAVSFLPMLFTMLFLGGADILHIGSLLTFGGISLIVPMYLAYSRLTLVQPLIDLLRKENKLELVSLVSQVQGKIWPILDGKKISGVEIPGFQNPKNIQAIREAAEAVKDEFGSLGFKILSNEAFMVGLGGLLALISLGMIFFRIARGSKTIRQYYIPIGIIGISILAAFAVHKSIPFRENQVIRLTAFINPDQFKQGAGYQLRASKPAVGSGKLFGKGLFHGEMTEGRVPHVPEAGTDFIFASWAEQTGFIGSILLLFFLLSIPLRGLQISFESKDRFGSLLAAGIVAMIFFHIAINVGIVIGLLPVTGIPLTFMSYGGSHLLMAMTAVGIILSIKKRKFAN